The following proteins are encoded in a genomic region of Ctenopharyngodon idella isolate HZGC_01 chromosome 12, HZGC01, whole genome shotgun sequence:
- the LOC127524207 gene encoding cannabinoid receptor 2 produces the protein MENCTNVYMVLNSIEKVAIGTICLIIAPFSLLVNVLVLVVIASSGNLRRHSSYQFMGSLALADTIACCSFTITFLEFHLKSDNSSEETKYLLKLSGVTIAFTGSVGSLLLMAVDRYFAIYKPITYKIQLTSKRALVGIVTLWAVAALISFLPLMGWCCKTCQTCSNLFPYVDRSYLAFYASLVLVVLILILIAYALIVFWAHQHEASMNTDHPGLARMRVDIHLAKTFCCIIVILLVCWLPVLSFMMTDVVTADLSKPQKSAFAFCSTLCLLNSGINPLFYTLRCRELRAALKSLVNGLRRCKGCSSPASN, from the coding sequence ATGGAAAACTGCACAAATGTCTACATGGTGCTAAACAGCATAGAGAAAGTGGCCATCGGCACGATCTGTCTCATAATCGCACCCTTCAGCCTCCTGGTCAATGTGCTTGTTCTGGTTGTCATAGCCAGCTCTGGGAACTTGCGGCGACATTCGTCATACCAGTTTATGGGAAGCTTGGCACTGGCTGACACTATCGCATGCTGCTCTTTCACCATCACCTTCCTGGAATTCCACCTTAAATCGGACAACTCTTCTGAGGAAACAAAGTATCTGCTTAAGCTGAGTGGTGTGACCATAGCGTTTACGGGCTCAGTTGGAAGTCTGCTTTTGATGGCAGTAGACCGCTATTTCGCCATCTACAAGCCTATCACCTACAAGATCCAACTGACAAGTAAAAGAGCCTTGGTGGGTATTGTGACATTATGGGCCGTTGCTGCCCtcatttccttccttcctctgATGGGCTGGTGTTGTAAGACTTGTCAAACGTGCTCCAATCTCTTTCCATACGTGGATCGCTCCTACCTGGCATTCTATGCCAGTCTTGTGTTGGTGGTGCTCATCCTCATACTGATAGCCTATGCCCTGATAGTGTTTTGGGCCCACCAACATGAAGCCAGCATGAACACTGATCATCCAGGGCTGGCACGTATGCGCGTGGACATCCATTTGGCAAAGACTTTTTGCTGTATAATTGTGATTCTGTTAGTGTGTTGGCTGCCTGTCCTTTCCTTCATGATGACAGATGTAGTTACGGCCGATCTTTCAAAACCACAAAAAAGTGCATTTGCTTTCTGCAGTACTTTATGTCTGCTGAACTCAGGCATCAACCCATTGTTTTATACTCTGCGCTGCCGTGAGCTACGTGCAGCACTTAAATCATTAGTAAATGGTTTAAGGAGATGCAAGGGTTGTAGTTCACCAGCTAGTAACTAA